In Gallaecimonas pentaromativorans, a single window of DNA contains:
- the nagZ gene encoding beta-N-acetylhexosaminidase — translation MAQLLIDLRGKSLAEDEAQWLAHQACAGLILFTRNYQNPAQLKQLILDCRTAAGKPILVTVDHEGGRVQRFREGFTRLPAAGELRALAGDNLAVAEYLAWSAGLVMAAELIEVGVDMSYAPVLDLGVNQSVIGDRAFGADIFWVTRLSAAYAKGMRDGGMASCAKHYPGHGQVIEDTHLHQAIDSRSLKDIAATDERPFRALIEAGSLDAIMPAHVSYPALDNKPASSSPLWLQGRLRGELGFRGLVFSDDLSMKGAHGLGSPAERAVAASLAGCDLLLCCNEPANYPPILAAIAGEATVDFDALRAGPLAVSPETLARAQSLLVSIKQPPA, via the coding sequence ATGGCCCAGCTTTTAATCGACCTTCGCGGCAAATCTTTGGCCGAAGACGAAGCCCAGTGGCTTGCCCATCAGGCCTGCGCCGGTCTTATCCTCTTTACCCGAAATTACCAGAACCCAGCGCAGCTCAAGCAGCTCATCCTCGATTGCCGCACCGCCGCCGGCAAACCCATTTTGGTCACGGTGGACCACGAAGGGGGCCGGGTACAGCGCTTTCGGGAGGGCTTTACCCGCCTGCCGGCAGCTGGGGAGCTGCGCGCCCTGGCCGGGGATAACCTGGCGGTGGCCGAGTATCTGGCCTGGAGCGCTGGCCTGGTGATGGCCGCCGAGCTTATCGAAGTGGGGGTAGACATGAGCTACGCCCCGGTGCTGGACCTTGGGGTTAACCAGAGCGTGATTGGCGACCGCGCCTTCGGCGCCGATATTTTCTGGGTAACCCGGCTTTCGGCGGCCTACGCCAAGGGCATGCGGGATGGCGGCATGGCAAGCTGCGCCAAACACTATCCCGGCCACGGCCAGGTCATCGAAGACACCCACCTTCACCAAGCCATCGACAGCCGTTCCCTCAAGGACATTGCCGCCACCGACGAGCGGCCGTTTCGGGCGCTTATCGAGGCTGGCAGCTTGGACGCCATCATGCCGGCCCATGTGAGCTACCCGGCGCTGGATAACAAACCGGCCTCATCCTCCCCTTTATGGCTGCAAGGAAGGCTGCGTGGCGAGCTGGGCTTTAGGGGCTTGGTGTTCTCGGACGACTTGAGCATGAAAGGCGCCCATGGTCTTGGCAGCCCGGCCGAGCGGGCGGTGGCGGCGAGCCTCGCAGGCTGCGATTTATTGCTGTGCTGCAACGAGCCGGCCAATTACCCGCCGATCCTTGCCGCCATCGCAGGGGAGGCAACTGTGGATTTTGACGCCCTTAGGGCAGGTCCCTTGGCGGTAAGCCCCGAAACCTTGGCCCGGGCTCAGTCGCTGCTGGTTTCGATAAAGCAGCCACCGGCCTGA
- a CDS encoding acyl-CoA dehydrogenase, with product MVFLLLILVALAVILGVPDIRRNLITKPVFGIFKKILPPLSQTEREAMEAGDVWWDGDLFRGKPDWKKLLDTKRSELNSDEQSFMDNQVETLLKMLDDYKIVHETKDMPKEVWDFLKKEGFFAMIIPKAFGGREFSAVANSTIVSRIATRSLSCAVTVMVPNSLGPGELLMHYGTDEQKNRWLPGLSNGTEVPCFALTGPEAGSDAGAIPDEGIVCKGEFEGKEVLGIRLNWNKRYITLAPVATVLGLAFKLKDPDGLLGDKKDIGITCALIPTSHPGVRVGDRHFPLGLAFMNGPTFGENVFIPIDWIIGGPDFAGKGWRMLVECLSAGRGISLPALGTATGHLSARMTGAYAYVRRQFGLSIGRFEGIQEAMAEIGADTYLLESSRRLTVTALDMGLSPSVVTAIAKYHMTERARKVLDHAMDIHAGKGIQFGPQNYLGHGYLGIPVAITVEGANILTRNLMIFGQGATRCHPYVFGEMEAAANPDEAQGLKDFDGLLVKHIAFGMGNFFGSLFQGLTGGAFNSAPVSGETARYYKQLSRMSKGLALCADISMLTLGGDLKRRERLSARLGDVLSSLYLASAVLKRYEDEGRQVADLPYVHYSIQKLLFEIGVAFEGFFANFDNRFMANVLKRVIFPLGVNYKMPNDKIGEQIATALMQPGVARDRLTHLVFVSDDKDDAVGVMERAFQAMVGAAGIEKKILKAQRSGTIAKRIPFNQAIELGLEAGVISQEEAEQIRTAEALRYQAIQVDHFAPGVLEGHGVSSEGASPSSAA from the coding sequence ATGGTGTTTCTGTTGCTGATCCTGGTGGCATTGGCCGTGATCCTCGGGGTCCCGGATATACGCCGCAATCTCATCACCAAACCGGTGTTTGGTATCTTCAAAAAAATCCTGCCGCCGCTGTCGCAAACCGAAAGGGAAGCGATGGAAGCGGGCGATGTCTGGTGGGACGGTGATCTGTTCCGCGGCAAGCCTGACTGGAAAAAGCTGCTGGACACCAAGCGCTCCGAGCTCAACAGCGACGAGCAATCCTTTATGGACAACCAAGTAGAAACCCTGCTGAAAATGCTGGACGACTACAAGATTGTTCATGAAACCAAAGACATGCCTAAGGAAGTGTGGGACTTCCTGAAAAAAGAAGGCTTCTTTGCGATGATCATCCCCAAAGCCTTTGGGGGCCGTGAATTCTCGGCGGTGGCCAACTCCACCATCGTTTCCCGTATCGCCACTCGCTCACTGTCTTGCGCCGTGACCGTCATGGTGCCCAACTCCCTGGGCCCGGGCGAGCTGCTGATGCACTACGGTACCGACGAGCAGAAAAATCGCTGGTTGCCGGGTCTGTCCAACGGCACCGAAGTACCTTGCTTTGCCTTGACCGGTCCTGAAGCGGGCTCCGATGCCGGCGCCATTCCCGACGAAGGTATCGTCTGCAAAGGCGAGTTCGAAGGCAAAGAAGTGCTGGGTATTCGCCTGAACTGGAACAAGCGCTACATCACCCTGGCCCCGGTGGCCACCGTGCTGGGCCTGGCGTTCAAGCTCAAAGACCCTGATGGCCTCTTGGGCGACAAAAAAGACATCGGCATTACCTGTGCCCTTATCCCCACCAGCCACCCCGGTGTGCGCGTGGGTGACCGTCACTTCCCGTTGGGTCTGGCCTTCATGAACGGCCCGACCTTCGGTGAAAACGTCTTTATCCCCATCGACTGGATCATCGGCGGCCCTGACTTTGCAGGTAAAGGCTGGCGCATGCTGGTGGAATGTTTGTCTGCCGGCCGCGGTATCTCCCTGCCGGCGCTCGGCACCGCCACCGGCCACCTGTCTGCCCGCATGACCGGCGCTTACGCCTATGTTCGCCGCCAGTTTGGCCTGTCCATCGGCCGCTTTGAAGGTATCCAGGAGGCCATGGCTGAGATTGGTGCCGACACCTACCTGCTGGAATCGTCTCGCCGCCTGACCGTGACCGCGCTGGACATGGGCCTTAGCCCGTCTGTTGTCACCGCCATCGCCAAATACCACATGACCGAGCGCGCCCGTAAGGTGCTGGACCACGCCATGGACATCCATGCCGGTAAAGGTATCCAGTTCGGGCCCCAGAACTACCTGGGCCACGGTTACCTGGGTATCCCGGTGGCCATTACCGTGGAAGGGGCCAACATCCTGACCCGTAACCTGATGATCTTCGGCCAGGGCGCCACTCGCTGTCACCCCTACGTCTTTGGCGAAATGGAAGCGGCGGCCAACCCCGACGAAGCCCAGGGCCTGAAAGACTTTGACGGCCTGCTGGTCAAGCACATTGCCTTTGGCATGGGTAATTTCTTCGGCTCCCTGTTTCAGGGCCTGACCGGCGGCGCGTTCAACAGTGCCCCTGTGTCTGGCGAAACGGCCCGCTACTACAAGCAGCTGTCTCGCATGTCCAAGGGCCTGGCCCTGTGCGCTGACATCTCCATGCTGACCTTGGGTGGCGATCTCAAGCGCCGCGAGCGGCTGTCTGCCCGCCTGGGCGACGTGCTGTCCAGCCTGTATCTGGCTTCTGCGGTCCTTAAACGCTACGAAGACGAAGGCCGCCAGGTCGCCGACCTGCCGTACGTGCACTACAGCATCCAAAAACTGCTGTTCGAGATTGGCGTCGCTTTCGAAGGCTTCTTTGCCAACTTCGACAACCGTTTCATGGCCAATGTGCTCAAGCGCGTGATCTTCCCGTTAGGCGTTAACTACAAAATGCCGAATGATAAGATTGGCGAGCAAATCGCCACCGCCCTGATGCAACCTGGCGTGGCCCGTGACCGCCTGACCCACCTGGTGTTTGTCTCTGACGACAAAGACGACGCCGTAGGCGTGATGGAACGTGCCTTCCAGGCCATGGTGGGCGCGGCTGGCATTGAGAAGAAAATTCTCAAAGCCCAGCGCAGCGGCACCATCGCCAAGCGCATTCCCTTTAACCAGGCCATCGAGCTGGGTCTGGAAGCCGGCGTCATTAGCCAGGAAGAAGCCGAGCAAATCCGTACCGCCGAAGCCTTGCGTTACCAAGCCATCCAGGTTGACCATTTCGCCCCCGGCGTTTTGGAAGGCCACGGCGTCTCCAGTGAAGGGGCCAGCCCCTCCAGCGCCGCCTAA
- a CDS encoding TetR/AcrR family transcriptional regulator — MTRRPDTKAQILDVAELLFAEQGFNDTSLRLITSDAGVNLASVNYHFGSKKALIQAVLARYMDTFMPSLKHSMDQLLAKDSLEMTEVFGAFVAPLLALGDFRPGGTGIFMQLLGRGYSEKQGHLRRFITGSYGDALSAFMAAVKKATPGIPGNEVFWRLHFTLGTVVFTMASSMALTEIAESDFGEQNSIESLIHRLVPYLASAMTAPLPVAVGNSQDAA, encoded by the coding sequence ATGACCCGCCGACCTGATACCAAAGCGCAAATCCTTGACGTTGCCGAGCTGCTCTTCGCCGAGCAGGGCTTCAACGACACCTCCTTGCGCCTTATCACCTCCGATGCCGGCGTGAACCTGGCCTCCGTCAACTATCATTTTGGTTCCAAAAAAGCCCTTATCCAGGCGGTGCTGGCCCGCTACATGGACACCTTCATGCCGTCGCTCAAACACAGCATGGACCAGCTGCTGGCCAAGGACAGCCTAGAAATGACCGAGGTGTTCGGGGCTTTTGTCGCGCCGCTGCTGGCATTGGGGGATTTTCGCCCCGGCGGTACCGGCATCTTCATGCAGTTGTTGGGGCGCGGCTACAGCGAGAAGCAGGGCCACCTGCGCCGCTTTATTACCGGCAGTTACGGCGACGCCTTGAGTGCCTTTATGGCGGCGGTGAAGAAAGCCACTCCAGGCATCCCAGGCAACGAGGTGTTCTGGCGGCTGCACTTCACCCTGGGCACCGTGGTGTTCACCATGGCGTCCAGCATGGCCCTGACCGAAATCGCCGAGAGCGATTTTGGCGAGCAAAACAGTATCGAGAGTCTCATTCACAGGCTGGTGCCCTACCTGGCGTCGGCTATGACCGCGCCGCTGCCTGTGGCTGTTGGCAATTCACAAGACGCAGCCTGA
- a CDS encoding GNAT family N-acetyltransferase, translating into MELTIASLLPNPTLAITLGAWVGSDTERTRWAGPGLKNGFTLAELGFDQRQNLGGFHAGELVAFAQMGPRHGCLHLSRVIIHPQWRGKGLGRLWLQQLMATSPDTAFGLNVYPDNLAAMGCYQSLGFAPWPALCDHPGVLYYRRQANGG; encoded by the coding sequence ATGGAACTCACCATCGCTTCCCTCTTGCCCAACCCTACCCTTGCCATCACTCTGGGCGCTTGGGTGGGCTCCGATACTGAGCGTACCCGCTGGGCCGGTCCCGGCCTTAAAAACGGCTTTACCTTGGCAGAGCTTGGCTTTGACCAGCGTCAAAACCTCGGCGGCTTTCATGCCGGGGAGTTGGTGGCCTTCGCCCAAATGGGCCCGCGCCACGGCTGCCTGCACCTATCCAGAGTGATTATCCACCCGCAGTGGCGCGGCAAAGGCCTAGGCCGGTTGTGGCTACAACAACTGATGGCCACCTCCCCCGATACCGCTTTTGGCCTCAACGTCTACCCGGATAACCTGGCGGCCATGGGCTGTTACCAGAGCCTCGGCTTTGCGCCCTGGCCAGCGCTTTGCGACCACCCCGGCGTGCTCTATTACCGGCGCCAGGCAAATGGCGGTTAA